A stretch of the Leguminivora glycinivorella isolate SPB_JAAS2020 chromosome 2, LegGlyc_1.1, whole genome shotgun sequence genome encodes the following:
- the LOC125238879 gene encoding sodium channel protein Nach-like: protein MVVEAKLCWLSILLGSCWGTFSILREVLGLYTQGSVSYSVETNYLSWNTPFPTVTLCEQLDPDRLKRYLAAKKLPPTMLAFFRDVFYYSNQQCKQCTICKNTTCVDNYMDYVNEYRLKCAEMLNKCWWAGKPYNCCEIFSPLETEYGTCFTFNSQLAGNGFVRHVNRTTGLPSLVFTASRLITLRIHAPDDVVSVKVEKIVTTDTMPLVSELNATLKAEAITSDMTIHRLDPLRRGCLLMREKPAFAQHWPFQRYSYSACVVYCRAKLQVDLCNCTHHFMVRLMPDAKFQVDL from the exons ATGGTTGTCGAGGCAAA ATTATGCTGGCTCTCCATCCTGTTAGGCAGCTGCTGGGGTACATTCAGCATCCTGCGCGAAGTCCTGGGCCTTTACACCCAAGGATCCGTGTCTTACTCCGTGGAAACCAATTATCTGTCCTGGAACACGCCTTTCCCGACCGTGACACTGTGCGAACAGCTGGACCCCGATAGGCTGAAACGTTACTTAGCTGC GAAGAAACTGCCGCCCACAATGCTAGCGTTCTTCCGAGACGTGTTCTACTACAGCAATCAGCAGTGCAAGCAGTGCACCATCTGCAAGAACACCACCTGCGTCGACAACTACATGGACTACGTCAACGAGTACCGGCTCAAGTGTGCCGAGATGCTGAACAAGTGCTGGTGGGCGGGGAAGCCATACAACTGCTGTGAAAT ATTCAGCCCGCTAGAAACGGAGTATGGAACGTGCTTCACGTTCAACTCGCAGTTGGCTGGCAATGGCTTCGTCAGACACGTCAACAGAACCACTGGCCTGCCGAGTCTTGTCTTCACGGCCAGTCGGTTGATTACG TTGCGTATACACGCCCCTGATGACGTGGTATCCGTCAAAGTGGAGAAGATTGTGACCACCGACACGATGCCCCTTGTGTCTGAACTCAACGCAACCTTGAAG GCAGAAGCAATAACAAGCGACATGACAATTCACCGCTTGGACCCTCTCCGCCGCGGCTGTTTGCTCATGCGCGAAAAACCGGCGTTCGCGCAACACTGGCCTTTCCAGCGGTACTCGTACAGCGCATGCGTGGTATACTGCAGGGCTAAGCTCCAGGTCGACTTATGCAACTGCACACATCACTTCATGGTCAGGCTAA TGCCAGACGCAAAGTTCCAGGTTGACCTGTGA